CGGCGGTGTGCGGTCCGAGTTCACCGTCTACCGCAAGCCGGACGGGTTCTACCTCGTCTCAGCCGGCGCGCTCGAACGGCACGACCACGACACCCTCGGCAAGTTGCTGCCCGCCGATGGCAGCGTGACGCTCACACCGATCACGGACGCCAATGGCGTCCTCGTCCTCGCCGGGCCGAAGTCACGCGATGTCCTCCAGCGGGTGACGCGCACGGACCTCGGCAACGATCAGTTTCCGTGGTTGACGGGTAAGCCGATCTCCGTCGGGCCGGCTTCAGCGGACGCACTGCGCGTCAACTTCGTCGGCGAACTCGGTTGGGAACTGCATCACCCGATCGGGATGCAGACGACGATCTTTGATGCGCTTATGGCAGCCGGCGAGGACTTCGGCATCCGCCCCTTCGGGATCCGTGCAATGGACACGATGCGGATTGAGAAGTCCTACCGCACGATGGGCCGCGAGCTCTCGATCGAGTATTCGGCTTACGAGTCCGGGCTCGACCGCTTCAT
The genomic region above belongs to Bacteroidota bacterium and contains:
- a CDS encoding dimethylglycine dehydrogenase → GGVRSEFTVYRKPDGFYLVSAGALERHDHDTLGKLLPADGSVTLTPITDANGVLVLAGPKSRDVLQRVTRTDLGNDQFPWLTGKPISVGPASADALRVNFVGELGWELHHPIGMQTTIFDALMAAGEDFGIRPFGIRAMDTMRIEKSYRTMGRELSIEYSAYESGLDRF